From the genome of Adhaeribacter pallidiroseus:
ACAGCCGCATCGGGGAACACTGGGTAAACAATCCGTAATAAGCCGTAAGCCCCTACTTTTAAAAGCAAACTAGCCAGAATAACCGATATGGGCGTAGGTGCTTCTACGTGGGCATCCGGCAGCCAGGTATGCACCGGCACCAAAGGCATTTTAATCGCAAACCCGGCAAAAATCAACAAAAAGGCCATCAGGCGAATAGGTATTGCCCCCAGCATTTTACCCGATGCAACATGCAACAGGCTATCCGGAATAAAGTTTTTAGCGGTAATCATGTCCGGGATGCTAAACGTATGTACCAGCACTCGACTAGGCAACTTACCGGCGGCTAACAGTTGCTGAATGTGCGTAATAACAGCTGGACTCGCCTTGGTACCTGGGGCTAACAAGTTTGCTTGCCAGGCCGTAGCCTGCGGATCAATCACCGATGTATATAAACCGATAATAACAATTAAAATAAAAATAGAGCCGACTAAGGTATAAATAAAGAATTTAATGGCTGCATATTCTCGCCGCGAGCCGCCCCAAATGCCAATCAGAAAATACATGGGGAGCAGCATAAATTCAAAAAACAAATAGAATAAAAATAAATCCAAGGCCAGAAAACAACCCATAATGCTACCCAGCAATAATAAATACAAGGCAAAATATCCTTTTATACTCTTGGTAACCGGTAATGACGAAATAGCTCCCATAAAACCAATAATGCCGGTAAGCAATACCATACTGATGCTTAATCCGTCTACCCCCAGAAAATAAGTAATTTGCAAAAATCCCAAACTATTCAGGCTTAAGGTGATCCAGTTTACTTTTTCTACAAACTGGTAACCCGATTCGGATATAGGGGAAACAGTTTGAAACTGGAGGTAAACCCAAACCGCTAAAAGTAATTCCAAAAAGGTGATGCCGCATACTACCGTCCTGATTAATTGAACGGAGCGGCTGGGCAAAGCTAAAATTAGCAGAACAGATACTAAAGGAACAAAAATAAGACTAGTCAGGATAAAATTCATTCAAATTATTTGTTTCCAGCGAGCTTTTTTTAAAATATCAAAATATAAAATACCAGCAGTAATAAGCCTAAAAGCGAATAAAGGTAGTAAGATTGAATTTTGCCATTTTGCATCCATCGTCCTAAATTACCCGATAAACGCGCAGTAATTCCGATACCGCGCACCAAGCCGTCCACAATACCCCGGTCAATCCAAGCCACAATTTTAGAAAAAACAACTAAAATTTTCGCAAAGGTATTAATACTATAATCAATTATAAGGGCATCCATTTTAACAACTCCTAAAGCAAGCCACTGCGTGGGTTTCACCAGAATAATCTGGTAAAGTTTATCTAAATAAAAATTGTGGTAAATAAAGTTAGTAAAAGTAGCCGGTGGTAAAGCGGATAATTGGTAGCTGGTGGCATTTGTTATTAAATTAATCCGGAAACGTTGCCACGCTATTCCTGCTCCCAAGACCAGGGCCGTTACAGAAAGTATAGGCGCCCATAAGTGCGCACTATGACTATCGGTATTGAGTAAATTTTTAAAAAAAGAGCCAGAAAGAAAAAACTGACCGGGGTTTAAATTTTTAAGGGATACTCCGGATAATAACCAACTATTGGTACTGGAAAATGGATTTAGCGAGTAGAAAATACCAAGAGCTAAAACTGCTAAAATAAGAACCGGCACCAACATGAGCCCGGAGGTTTCCCGTTTAGAACTCACGCGTAAATGCTGTTCGCCGAAACCTAACCGGAACTTACCTAAAAATACAAAAATTAATTGCCGAGTCATGTAATAAGCCGTGAGACTAACCGCTACAAATCCCGTAACCGGCACCAGGTACCACCACCAAGCTCCGGTGTTAGCAGCACCAGCGGCAGCCCAGTTCCAGGTGCCGATTAAAATAGCATCTTTTGATAAAAAGCCGGAAAACAATGGTACGCCCACTAAGGAGGCTCCTGCTAATAAATAAGAGTAATAGGTGAAAGGGAGTATTTGGCGCAAGCCGCCCATGTTCCGGATGTCCTGCGCGTCAACCAAGGCTCTGGTTTCAGCATCTTCGTGCTGCAAGGCATGGTGTACCGCATGAATAATAACTCCCGCATTTAAGAATAATGCTGCTTTAAAAAAGGCGTGAGTAGTTAAATGGAACAAAGCGGCATCGGGAGCCCCTACTCCCATTCCCATTACCATGTAGCCTAACTGCGAAATAGTAGAATACGCCAAAGTTTTTTTAATATCAAACTGCGTACAGGCTACCAAAGCTCCCATTAAAGCGGTTATGGCCCCAACCAATGCCATAACAAGCAAGGCATCGGGAGTAAAGAATACGTAACATTTAGCTAATAAATATATGCCCGCCGCTACCATAGTAGCCGCGTGTATAAGCGCTGAAACTGGCGTGGGACCTTCCATGGCATCGGGCAACCAAACTTGTAGAGGAAATTGCGCTGACTTGCCGATACAACCGCAAAATAAGGCTAAGCCGGTTAAGGTAAGCAAATGTGTGGATATTTGCTCCGATATAAATACGCCTGATTTTAGTAAACCCGGAGAGTCAATGGGCATAGCATCCGTTATAGTTTTAATCTGCGATTTAAGCGTTAATAAATCAAAAGTACCAAAAAAACTATACAGCAAAAATAAGCCTAATAATAAACCAACATCTCCTACCCGGTTAACCAGAAATGCTTTTTTACTAGCCTGAACCGCTGCTGGACGGTGAAACCAAAAGCCAATGAGCAAATAAGAACAAAAGCCGACCAATTCCCAAAAAATAAATATAAGGAGTAAATTATCGGCTAGCACCAAACCTAGCATGCTCCCGGCGAACAAACTTAAAAAGGCAAAATACCGGTTATAATGTTCATCGTGATGCAGGTAGGCTACCGAAAATACTTGTACCAATAGCGAAATAAAGGTAACCAGTACTAAAAGCAAAACGGATAGATTATCGAGATAAATTCCGGCCGTAAATACCTGGTTGGTATTGGGGGCTTTTATTATCTGAAACCAAGTAGTTTGTTCGTGCACTATTTTTTGCTCCCAAACCTGACTAAATAGAAAGAGCGCGAGCAAGAAAGAAAGCACCCCAGATCCCAAACTGATCCAGTCACCTTGGCGGGGCAATTTTTTGCCTACAAAAAAACAAAAAGCAAAGGCGAGGAAAGGCAACAAAAACAGACCTAAGGCGGCCGCTAAGGTGATATTGGCGGTGGTCGGGTTTGTAGAAAGTCCGGTGTTCAAAGTGCTTTATCCTTGCGAGGCATCTACCTCATTTATGTTTACGGTGTTAAAATGCTGGTAAACTTTTAACACAATGGCCAACGCAATAGCGGCTTCGGCAGCGGCAATTACTATAACAAACAGCGCAAAAACCTGCCCTTGTAAAAGTTTAGGATCGTGCTGGCTAAAAGCAATTAAATTTAAATTTGCGGCATTAAATATTAATTCAATTCCCATTAAAATAGCAACCGCGTGGCGTTTCGTGACTATTGCCAAAACCCCGATGCAGAACAAGGCCGCACTTAACAACAATACATGTTCGAGCGGTATAGAAGCCATTTATTAATTGGTATTGATTAGTTTACAGTTGTTGGATTTTAAATGGAAGAGTTAGGAATTCATCATAAACGGATAGTGAACCAGCTTACACCCAAGTTTTTACATTATTTTATTTGTGAACTGATAAAAGCCGCTCCCATTAAAGCTATCAACAATACCACAGAAGCTACTTCAAAAGGAAGCGCGAAGTTAGTCATTAAGTTGATACCAATGCCATGCAATGTAGATTTTGCTCCCGTACTTACG
Proteins encoded in this window:
- the nuoK gene encoding NADH-quinone oxidoreductase subunit NuoK, translated to MASIPLEHVLLLSAALFCIGVLAIVTKRHAVAILMGIELIFNAANLNLIAFSQHDPKLLQGQVFALFVIVIAAAEAAIALAIVLKVYQHFNTVNINEVDASQG
- the nuoL gene encoding NADH-quinone oxidoreductase subunit L → MNTGLSTNPTTANITLAAALGLFLLPFLAFAFCFFVGKKLPRQGDWISLGSGVLSFLLALFLFSQVWEQKIVHEQTTWFQIIKAPNTNQVFTAGIYLDNLSVLLLVLVTFISLLVQVFSVAYLHHDEHYNRYFAFLSLFAGSMLGLVLADNLLLIFIFWELVGFCSYLLIGFWFHRPAAVQASKKAFLVNRVGDVGLLLGLFLLYSFFGTFDLLTLKSQIKTITDAMPIDSPGLLKSGVFISEQISTHLLTLTGLALFCGCIGKSAQFPLQVWLPDAMEGPTPVSALIHAATMVAAGIYLLAKCYVFFTPDALLVMALVGAITALMGALVACTQFDIKKTLAYSTISQLGYMVMGMGVGAPDAALFHLTTHAFFKAALFLNAGVIIHAVHHALQHEDAETRALVDAQDIRNMGGLRQILPFTYYSYLLAGASLVGVPLFSGFLSKDAILIGTWNWAAAGAANTGAWWWYLVPVTGFVAVSLTAYYMTRQLIFVFLGKFRLGFGEQHLRVSSKRETSGLMLVPVLILAVLALGIFYSLNPFSSTNSWLLSGVSLKNLNPGQFFLSGSFFKNLLNTDSHSAHLWAPILSVTALVLGAGIAWQRFRINLITNATSYQLSALPPATFTNFIYHNFYLDKLYQIILVKPTQWLALGVVKMDALIIDYSINTFAKILVVFSKIVAWIDRGIVDGLVRGIGITARLSGNLGRWMQNGKIQSYYLYSLLGLLLLVFYILIF
- a CDS encoding complex I subunit 4 family protein produces the protein MNFILTSLIFVPLVSVLLILALPSRSVQLIRTVVCGITFLELLLAVWVYLQFQTVSPISESGYQFVEKVNWITLSLNSLGFLQITYFLGVDGLSISMVLLTGIIGFMGAISSLPVTKSIKGYFALYLLLLGSIMGCFLALDLFLFYLFFEFMLLPMYFLIGIWGGSRREYAAIKFFIYTLVGSIFILIVIIGLYTSVIDPQATAWQANLLAPGTKASPAVITHIQQLLAAGKLPSRVLVHTFSIPDMITAKNFIPDSLLHVASGKMLGAIPIRLMAFLLIFAGFAIKMPLVPVHTWLPDAHVEAPTPISVILASLLLKVGAYGLLRIVYPVFPDAAVYYSFFLGLLGVITIIYGALCALAMSDLKKLIAYSSVSHMGFVLLGLAALTSEGVNGAIYQMFSHGLISAMLFLVVGVIYDRSGSRSIVCFRGLAEVMPAFTTVTVIAFFASLGLPGLAGFIAEFLVLLGAFASATTSGMLPPWLAVAAMAGMILGAAYYLWTLQRMFFGKHWIHPELRERTKLPDLTTREYCLFIPLAILVIVFGIFPSILLDKIGPGVSGFLEHVLVQGGMPITQALPLLP